The Thermodesulfatator atlanticus DSM 21156 genome contains a region encoding:
- a CDS encoding YncE family protein: protein MFLIALLITFLLATQASAARINLFLNIENPTKQEISFQIKDIRIKLPNKELEIKDFPKEISSKSSFNQAFLGHTENNLKNIEAINIDLKSAFLNTKEIPVEKKSINLPINVKLNGDESICIFVIWDVKSSLRKGNFYPSFFVKAQRLTFRRESLYVTCEDADTLFVIRTDLNQVIASIRVSGYPLDLAADDKNNRLIVVSQKNRRLNIIELSTLRLVDSIVLPFVISPQFIALLPGNNVIVTDPDSDYVLVEDIDTGNVISARRVGYSPSEVVFDPVRKKIFVSSPSDQSIYVFEPSLLPVSKIKIGQSPRGLYVFEDILYVADPATGYVHLISLGNYAPKGQFFSGSGAVQVFAQNGRVYISNEYEGSISITSPGQMSVAKKISIGRYPYDLASSNRRGWLYVGLRKEKSIAVIDLSSERLKGKIRLGCRPFGLAVAQ, encoded by the coding sequence ATGTTTTTAATAGCTCTATTAATAACATTTCTTCTGGCAACACAGGCTAGCGCCGCAAGAATCAACTTATTTCTAAACATAGAAAACCCAACAAAACAAGAAATCAGCTTTCAAATCAAAGATATAAGAATAAAACTACCCAATAAAGAATTAGAGATAAAAGATTTTCCTAAGGAAATATCGTCCAAAAGCAGTTTCAACCAGGCCTTTTTAGGACATACTGAAAATAATTTAAAAAACATAGAAGCTATTAACATAGATCTTAAAAGCGCTTTCCTTAACACGAAAGAAATCCCCGTTGAAAAAAAATCTATAAATTTGCCCATAAATGTTAAATTAAATGGCGATGAAAGTATCTGTATTTTTGTTATATGGGATGTTAAATCTTCCCTACGGAAAGGTAACTTTTATCCCTCTTTTTTTGTCAAAGCACAACGCTTAACCTTTAGACGAGAAAGTCTTTACGTAACCTGTGAAGACGCTGACACTCTTTTTGTAATCCGTACAGACCTGAACCAAGTAATCGCGTCTATAAGAGTTAGCGGATATCCGTTAGATCTCGCCGCTGATGATAAGAATAATAGACTAATTGTTGTCTCCCAAAAAAATAGAAGACTAAATATCATAGAGCTTTCTACCCTTCGCTTGGTAGATTCTATCGTACTGCCTTTTGTTATTTCGCCTCAATTCATAGCCCTTTTACCGGGTAATAATGTCATTGTAACAGACCCTGATTCAGACTACGTACTCGTAGAAGATATAGACACAGGTAATGTCATATCTGCAAGAAGGGTTGGATACAGCCCTTCAGAAGTGGTTTTTGATCCCGTAAGAAAAAAAATATTTGTTTCTTCTCCCTCTGACCAATCAATATACGTCTTTGAGCCAAGCCTTTTGCCTGTGTCAAAAATAAAGATAGGGCAGTCTCCCCGGGGGCTTTATGTCTTTGAAGACATTCTTTACGTGGCAGATCCTGCCACGGGATATGTACATCTCATTTCCCTTGGCAATTACGCCCCCAAAGGCCAATTCTTTAGTGGCTCAGGAGCTGTTCAAGTTTTTGCACAAAACGGCCGAGTATATATTAGCAACGAATACGAGGGCTCGATATCCATAACAAGCCCAGGCCAAATGAGCGTTGCCAAAAAAATCAGCATTGGGCGATATCCTTATGATTTGGCGTCAAGTAACAGAAGAGGTTGGCTATATGTGGGACTTAGAAAAGAAAAATCCATCGCAGTTATTGACCTTTCCTCCGAAAGGCTCAAAGGAAAAATCAGGCTTGGGTGCCGTCCCTTTGGCCTTGCTGTTGCCCAGTAA